The following are from one region of the Mycolicibacterium diernhoferi genome:
- a CDS encoding thiolase family protein — MPSPVIVGAARTAIGRSFKGTLVNTPPEELLTPVLAEVVRRAGIDPTAINDLIIAESNYGGGDLARYVADILGWQSVPGQAVNRHCAGSLTAIGNASAQVASGMERVVIGGGVQSLSMTPLTNWRIPGPELKFEERWMTPTHVETPDAPMRDMSITVGWNTAQSAGITREDMDAWAARSHQRAVAAQDAGKFLDEIVPIKVTQPDGSVIEFSVDEHPRRGTTVEKLAELKVLHPEIEGFSITAGNSSGTNDAAAAVVVVGDDYAAAEHLKVLAKVKAWGSVGVAARDTGLGGVKVIGHVLDRAGLKPSDVALWEINEAFASVPIAAVREYGIDEELVNFSGSGCSLGHPISASGARMVTTLIYELQRRGGGIGVAAMCAGGGQGGGLVIEV; from the coding sequence ATGCCCAGCCCCGTCATCGTTGGTGCCGCCCGCACCGCCATCGGCAGGTCCTTCAAGGGGACGCTGGTCAACACCCCGCCGGAGGAGCTGCTCACCCCGGTGCTGGCTGAGGTCGTGCGTCGGGCCGGTATCGACCCCACGGCGATCAACGATCTGATCATCGCGGAATCGAACTACGGCGGCGGCGACCTGGCCCGCTATGTCGCCGACATCCTGGGCTGGCAGTCGGTGCCCGGTCAGGCCGTCAACCGGCACTGTGCCGGCAGCCTGACCGCCATCGGCAACGCGTCGGCGCAGGTCGCGTCCGGGATGGAGCGCGTCGTGATCGGCGGCGGGGTGCAGTCGCTGTCGATGACGCCGCTGACCAACTGGCGCATCCCCGGCCCGGAGCTCAAGTTCGAAGAACGCTGGATGACGCCCACCCACGTGGAGACCCCCGACGCGCCGATGCGGGATATGTCCATCACGGTCGGCTGGAACACCGCACAGTCCGCGGGGATCACCCGCGAGGACATGGACGCCTGGGCCGCGCGTTCGCACCAGCGTGCCGTGGCCGCGCAGGACGCCGGCAAGTTCCTCGACGAGATCGTGCCGATCAAGGTGACCCAGCCCGACGGTTCGGTCATCGAGTTCAGCGTCGACGAGCACCCGCGCCGCGGCACCACCGTGGAGAAGCTCGCCGAGCTCAAGGTCCTGCACCCGGAGATCGAAGGATTCTCCATCACCGCGGGCAACAGCAGTGGCACCAATGACGCTGCCGCTGCTGTCGTGGTGGTCGGTGACGACTACGCCGCCGCGGAGCACCTGAAGGTGCTGGCCAAGGTGAAGGCCTGGGGTTCGGTCGGCGTGGCCGCCCGCGACACCGGTCTGGGCGGCGTGAAGGTCATCGGCCACGTGCTGGACCGTGCCGGCCTGAAGCCCTCGGACGTCGCGCTCTGGGAGATCAACGAGGCGTTCGCCTCGGTGCCGATCGCCGCCGTGCGCGAGTACGGCATCGACGAGGAGCTGGTCAACTTCTCCGGCAGCGGCTGCAGCCTCGGACATCCGATCTCGGCCTCCGGAGCCCGGATGGTGACCACCCTGATCTACGAACTGCAGCGTCGCGGCGGCGGTATCGGCGTGGCGGCGATGTGCGCCGGCGGCGGTCAGGGCGGCGGACTCGTCATCGAAGTGTGA
- a CDS encoding TetR/AcrR family transcriptional regulator, with protein MAKQPVAEKRQRRERGSINPDDIIKGAFELAERVGIDNLSMPLLGKHLGVGVTSIYWYFRKKDDLLNAMTDRALSEYVFATPYVEAKDWRETLRNHARTMRKTFVGNPILCDLILIRAALSPRAAKVGVLEMEKAISGLVEAGLSPEDAFDTYSAVTLHVRGSVVLQRLAEKNQAGDEGPGAYDQTLVIDPEVAPLLAQVTGEGHSFGASDENNFEFGLDCILEHAARRLEADSKDKTPAPKGRGKSAG; from the coding sequence GTGGCCAAGCAACCGGTCGCTGAGAAACGCCAGCGTCGCGAGCGCGGATCGATCAACCCCGACGACATCATCAAGGGCGCCTTCGAACTCGCCGAGCGGGTCGGCATCGACAACCTCAGCATGCCGCTGCTGGGCAAGCATCTCGGCGTCGGGGTCACCAGCATCTACTGGTACTTCCGCAAGAAGGACGACCTGCTGAACGCGATGACCGACCGCGCGCTCAGCGAGTACGTCTTCGCCACACCGTATGTCGAGGCGAAGGACTGGCGCGAGACGCTGCGCAACCACGCCCGGACCATGCGCAAGACGTTCGTCGGCAACCCGATCCTGTGCGATCTCATCCTCATCCGGGCCGCGCTGAGCCCGCGCGCCGCCAAGGTCGGCGTGCTGGAGATGGAGAAGGCGATCTCCGGACTGGTCGAGGCCGGCCTGAGCCCCGAGGACGCCTTCGACACCTACTCGGCGGTGACCCTGCACGTGCGGGGGTCGGTGGTGCTGCAACGGCTGGCCGAGAAGAACCAGGCCGGCGACGAGGGCCCGGGCGCCTACGACCAGACCCTGGTGATCGATCCGGAGGTCGCTCCGCTGTTGGCGCAGGTCACCGGGGAGGGCCACAGCTTCGGCGCCTCGGATGAGAACAACTTCGAATTCGGGCTGGACTGCATCCTGGAGCACGCCGCCCGGCGACTCGAGGCCGACAGCAAAGATAAAACCCCGGCCCCGAAGGGCCGGGGTAAATCCGCCGGGTAG
- a CDS encoding crotonase/enoyl-CoA hydratase family protein encodes MADEILTERRGRTLVITINRPEARNAFNLPVAQGLAAAMDELDDSPELSVGVLTGAGGNFSAGMDLKAFASGELPYVPGRGIGFTERPPRKPLIAAVEGYALAGGTEMVLATDLIVASREAKFGIPEVKRGLVAGGGGLLRLPHRIPYQKALELALTGENFTAEQAVEWGFVNKLTEPGEALAGALELAEKITANGPLAVAATKEIIVKSAEWSQSEMWEKQNAIMAPVFGSKDAIEGATAFAEKRAPNWTGS; translated from the coding sequence GTGGCCGACGAAATCCTGACCGAGCGCCGGGGCCGCACCCTGGTCATCACCATCAACCGGCCCGAGGCGCGCAACGCCTTCAATCTCCCGGTGGCACAAGGCCTCGCGGCCGCGATGGATGAGCTCGACGACAGCCCGGAACTGTCGGTCGGCGTACTCACCGGTGCGGGTGGGAACTTCAGCGCCGGGATGGATCTCAAGGCGTTCGCCTCCGGTGAGCTGCCCTACGTGCCCGGTCGTGGCATCGGGTTCACCGAACGCCCGCCGCGCAAACCGCTGATCGCGGCCGTCGAGGGCTACGCGCTGGCCGGTGGCACCGAGATGGTGCTGGCCACCGACCTGATCGTGGCCTCCCGGGAAGCCAAGTTCGGCATCCCCGAGGTCAAGCGCGGCCTGGTGGCCGGCGGCGGCGGACTGCTGCGGCTGCCGCACCGCATCCCGTACCAGAAGGCCCTCGAGCTCGCGCTCACGGGCGAGAACTTCACCGCCGAGCAGGCCGTGGAATGGGGCTTCGTCAACAAGCTGACCGAACCCGGCGAGGCACTGGCCGGGGCGCTGGAACTGGCCGAGAAGATCACCGCCAACGGGCCGCTCGCGGTCGCGGCGACCAAGGAGATCATCGTCAAGTCCGCGGAGTGGAGCCAGTCCGAGATGTGGGAGAAGCAGAACGCGATCATGGCCCCGGTGTTCGGGTCCAAGGACGCCATCGAAGGCGCCACCGCGTTCGCCGAGAAGCGGGCCCCCAACTGGACCGGTAGCTGA
- a CDS encoding SDR family NAD(P)-dependent oxidoreductase: MDLGFAGAATVVVGGGRGMGFATAQCLADDGARVAIVGRSPEVLDEAAADLARRGSPDAVAVVADIGDDAAVQRVFADLAQRWGGEINALVNTVGPGAAGNFEELTDQQWQQAFDAGLMGMVRCVRAALPLLRQAEWARIVNFSAHSTQRQSTRLPAYTAAKAALTSVSKNLSLQLAPDEIMVNVVSPGSISSEALQGWAQSVGVDGNDPYALMAAIDEHFGHPAHLPRAGLPAEIGPVAAFLASKRNSYMTGANINVDGGSDFT; this comes from the coding sequence ATGGATCTCGGTTTCGCAGGGGCGGCCACCGTGGTGGTGGGCGGCGGCCGCGGAATGGGCTTCGCGACCGCGCAGTGTCTGGCCGACGACGGCGCGCGGGTGGCGATCGTGGGGCGGTCCCCAGAGGTGCTCGACGAAGCCGCCGCGGATCTGGCCCGGCGGGGGAGTCCGGACGCGGTGGCCGTCGTCGCCGACATCGGTGACGACGCCGCGGTGCAGCGGGTGTTCGCCGACCTGGCGCAGCGGTGGGGTGGGGAGATCAACGCCCTGGTCAACACCGTCGGTCCGGGCGCGGCGGGCAACTTCGAGGAGCTGACCGACCAGCAGTGGCAGCAGGCCTTCGACGCCGGCCTGATGGGCATGGTGCGCTGCGTGCGCGCCGCGCTGCCGTTGCTGCGCCAGGCGGAATGGGCTCGCATCGTCAACTTCTCGGCGCATTCGACACAGCGGCAGAGCACCCGGCTGCCGGCCTACACCGCGGCCAAGGCCGCGCTGACCAGTGTGTCCAAGAACCTGTCCCTGCAACTGGCGCCCGACGAGATCATGGTCAACGTGGTGTCGCCGGGCAGTATCTCGTCGGAGGCGCTGCAGGGCTGGGCACAGTCGGTCGGGGTGGACGGCAACGACCCGTACGCCCTGATGGCAGCCATCGACGAACACTTCGGCCACCCGGCGCACCTGCCGCGGGCCGGCCTGCCCGCTGAGATCGGGCCGGTGGCCGCCTTTCTGGCGTCCAAGCGCAATTCCTACATGACCGGCGCCAACATCAACGTCGACGGCGGCAGCGACTTCACCTGA
- a CDS encoding enoyl-CoA hydratase translates to MTVADSVGSEVVGNEAVRYEVSEAGVAVITLNRPERLNSWGADISSGVYAAFDRAEADAAVRAVVLTGTGKGFCAGAYMGAMQDLGESISGDTDVSKIVGERHPHFLTTLRKPVIAAINGACVGIGLTHALMCDVRFAAAGAKFATAFPRRGLIGEYGITWILPRLAGWGASADLLLSGRTFLAEEAAQLGLVKAVVPPEDLLPTALAYAEDLARNCSPASMAVIKSQLYGDAGDPVVDVSARAEKLMHESLVRPDLIEGISAFLEKRPPNFPPLQEL, encoded by the coding sequence ATGACTGTTGCTGACAGTGTCGGTTCCGAGGTCGTGGGCAACGAGGCCGTGCGCTACGAGGTCTCCGAGGCCGGCGTCGCCGTCATCACGCTGAATCGGCCGGAGCGCCTGAACTCCTGGGGCGCCGACATCTCCAGCGGTGTCTACGCCGCCTTCGACCGGGCCGAAGCCGACGCCGCGGTCCGGGCCGTCGTGCTGACCGGCACCGGCAAGGGCTTCTGCGCCGGCGCCTATATGGGTGCCATGCAGGATCTGGGGGAGTCGATCAGCGGCGACACCGACGTCAGCAAGATCGTCGGCGAGCGGCACCCGCACTTCCTGACCACGCTGCGCAAGCCGGTCATCGCCGCCATCAACGGCGCCTGCGTCGGCATCGGGCTCACCCACGCGCTGATGTGCGATGTCCGGTTCGCCGCCGCCGGTGCCAAATTCGCGACGGCCTTCCCGCGCCGCGGACTGATCGGCGAATACGGCATCACCTGGATCCTGCCGCGGCTGGCCGGCTGGGGAGCGTCGGCGGATCTGCTGCTGTCGGGCCGGACCTTTCTCGCCGAAGAGGCTGCCCAGCTCGGTCTGGTGAAAGCGGTCGTGCCGCCGGAGGATCTGCTACCCACCGCACTCGCCTACGCCGAGGACCTGGCGCGTAACTGTTCCCCGGCCTCGATGGCGGTGATCAAGAGCCAGCTGTACGGCGACGCGGGTGACCCCGTCGTGGACGTGAGCGCCCGCGCCGAGAAACTGATGCACGAATCCCTGGTGCGGCCCGACCTGATCGAGGGCATCTCCGCGTTCCTCGAGAAACGGCCACCGAATTTCCCGCCTTTACAAGAGCTTTGA
- a CDS encoding amidohydrolase family protein, translating to MTDTPERLPYLAVDVDNHYYEPIDAFTRHLPREFRSRGVQMVQDGKRTLAVFGGVVNHFIPNPTFDPIIEPGCLDLLFRGEIPEGVDPASLMKVDRLADHPEYQNRDARLKVLDRQRLETVFMLPTFACGVEEGLKHDIEATMASVHAFNLWLDEDWGFDRPDGRFVSAPIISLADPVKAVEEVEFVLGRGAKLVCVRPAPVPGEVRPRSLGDPSHDPVWARLAEAGVPVVFHLSDSGYMAVPALWGGSGVFKGFGKRDPLDMVLMDDRAIHDTMASMIVHQVFTRHPGLKVVSIENGSYFVYRLIKRLKKAANNAPYHFTEDPVEQLRNNVWIAPYYEDDVKLLADTIGVDKILFGSDWPHGEGLADPTTFTADIPQFPEFSLEDTRKVMRDNALELLGDVNRVAPGARDLAATV from the coding sequence ATGACCGACACACCAGAGCGCCTGCCCTACCTGGCCGTCGACGTCGACAATCACTACTACGAGCCGATCGACGCGTTCACCCGGCACCTGCCCAGGGAATTCCGCAGTCGCGGTGTGCAGATGGTGCAGGACGGGAAACGGACGCTGGCGGTGTTCGGCGGGGTGGTCAACCACTTCATCCCCAACCCGACCTTCGACCCGATCATCGAACCGGGCTGCCTGGATCTGCTGTTCCGCGGCGAGATTCCCGAAGGTGTCGACCCGGCCTCGTTGATGAAGGTGGACCGCCTCGCCGATCATCCCGAGTACCAGAACCGGGACGCCCGGCTCAAGGTGCTCGACCGGCAGCGCCTCGAAACCGTGTTCATGCTGCCGACTTTCGCGTGCGGCGTCGAGGAGGGCCTCAAGCATGACATCGAGGCCACGATGGCTTCGGTGCACGCGTTCAACCTGTGGCTGGACGAGGACTGGGGGTTCGACCGGCCCGACGGCCGCTTCGTGTCGGCGCCGATCATCTCGCTGGCAGACCCGGTCAAGGCCGTCGAGGAGGTCGAATTCGTGCTCGGCCGCGGTGCCAAGCTGGTGTGCGTGCGCCCGGCCCCGGTGCCCGGGGAGGTCCGGCCGCGCTCCCTCGGCGACCCGTCCCATGACCCGGTGTGGGCGCGGCTGGCCGAGGCCGGCGTCCCGGTGGTGTTCCACCTTTCGGACTCCGGGTACATGGCGGTGCCGGCGTTGTGGGGCGGCAGCGGCGTGTTCAAGGGCTTCGGTAAGCGCGACCCGCTCGACATGGTGCTCATGGACGACCGCGCCATCCACGACACGATGGCCTCGATGATCGTGCACCAGGTGTTCACCCGGCACCCCGGGCTCAAGGTCGTCAGCATCGAGAACGGTTCCTACTTCGTCTACCGGCTGATCAAGCGGCTCAAGAAAGCCGCCAACAATGCGCCGTACCACTTCACAGAGGATCCGGTGGAGCAGTTGCGCAACAACGTCTGGATCGCGCCCTACTACGAGGACGACGTCAAGCTGCTCGCGGACACCATCGGTGTCGACAAGATCCTGTTCGGTTCGGACTGGCCGCACGGCGAAGGGCTGGCCGACCCGACCACCTTCACCGCCGACATCCCGCAGTTCCCGGAGTTCTCCCTGGAGGACACCCGAAAGGTCATGCGGGACAACGCGCTCGAACTGCTCGGTGATGTGAACCGGGTCGCGCCGGGCGCCCGTGATCTGGCCGCAACGGTCTGA
- a CDS encoding acyl-CoA synthetase — MTEWTIGAVIDAIADAVPDREMTVCGTRRTTFAQGAARTRRLADFLAGRGLGAHTERGELNRWECGQDRVALLMHNDLYPEMVIGCLKARTVPVNVNYYYSPGEVADLLTYLRPRAIIYHRSLGAKFASVLDAELLICVDDGEGEEIPGSVPLDEALREGDSDGAPAGSPDDLLMICTGGTTGRPKGVLWRQGDIYVSSMNGADHDEVGEIHRKVANAGPPWFAVSPLMHAAGMWTAFSGLLSGQTVVLHDTKARFDPRTVLETAERERIGLMTMVGDAYAAPLVEELGRRRYDLSSMFAIGTGGAATNPKHQRALLEHIPQITIINGFGSSETGNMGFGHTQRQTETADTFQLRPGGLVLAADYTRFLAAGESEVGWVARNGRIPLGYFDDAEATAKTFPEVDGQRVVVSGDRAALESDGTLRLYGRDSLVVNTGGEKVFVEEVEAVLRAHAAVADALVVGRPSERWGEEIIAIVAARADVTADVLREHCGTELARFKIPKDVLFVEQIRRLGNGKADYRWAKSVAVGKVRA, encoded by the coding sequence GTGACCGAATGGACCATCGGCGCTGTCATCGACGCCATCGCCGATGCGGTACCGGACCGGGAGATGACGGTGTGCGGCACCCGGCGCACCACCTTCGCCCAGGGTGCCGCCCGGACCCGGCGGCTGGCCGACTTCCTGGCCGGCCGCGGACTGGGCGCCCACACCGAACGCGGTGAGCTGAACCGGTGGGAGTGCGGTCAGGACCGCGTCGCGCTCCTCATGCACAACGATCTGTATCCCGAGATGGTGATCGGATGCCTGAAGGCCCGCACGGTCCCGGTCAACGTCAACTACTACTACTCGCCGGGTGAGGTCGCCGACCTGCTGACCTACCTGCGGCCGCGGGCGATCATCTACCACCGCTCGCTGGGGGCGAAGTTCGCCTCCGTCCTGGATGCCGAGCTGCTGATCTGCGTCGACGACGGCGAGGGCGAGGAGATCCCGGGCTCGGTACCGCTGGACGAGGCGCTGCGCGAAGGGGATTCGGACGGTGCCCCAGCCGGATCGCCGGACGATCTGTTGATGATCTGCACCGGCGGTACCACCGGACGACCCAAGGGTGTGCTGTGGCGCCAGGGTGACATCTACGTCTCCTCGATGAACGGCGCCGACCACGACGAGGTCGGCGAGATCCACCGGAAGGTGGCCAACGCCGGGCCGCCGTGGTTCGCGGTCTCCCCGCTGATGCACGCGGCGGGCATGTGGACGGCGTTCTCCGGCCTGCTGTCCGGTCAGACGGTCGTCCTGCACGACACCAAGGCCCGCTTCGATCCGCGCACGGTGCTCGAAACCGCCGAGCGGGAGAGGATCGGGCTGATGACCATGGTCGGTGACGCCTACGCCGCACCGCTGGTCGAAGAACTCGGCCGGCGCCGTTACGACCTGTCCTCGATGTTCGCCATCGGTACCGGCGGGGCCGCAACCAACCCGAAACATCAACGGGCGCTGCTGGAACACATCCCGCAGATCACCATCATCAACGGCTTCGGCTCCTCGGAGACCGGCAACATGGGCTTCGGGCACACCCAGCGCCAGACCGAGACCGCCGACACCTTCCAGCTCCGGCCGGGCGGACTGGTACTGGCCGCGGATTACACGAGGTTCCTGGCGGCCGGGGAATCCGAGGTCGGGTGGGTGGCCCGCAACGGCCGGATCCCACTGGGCTACTTCGACGATGCCGAGGCCACCGCGAAGACCTTCCCCGAGGTGGACGGACAGCGGGTGGTGGTCTCCGGCGACCGGGCGGCCCTGGAGTCCGACGGCACGCTGCGCCTGTACGGCCGCGACTCGCTGGTGGTCAACACCGGAGGGGAGAAGGTCTTCGTCGAAGAGGTCGAGGCCGTGCTGCGGGCGCACGCCGCGGTCGCCGATGCGCTGGTGGTCGGGCGGCCCAGCGAGCGCTGGGGTGAGGAGATCATCGCGATCGTCGCGGCCCGCGCCGATGTGACCGCCGACGTCCTGCGCGAACACTGCGGAACGGAACTGGCGCGGTTCAAGATCCCCAAGGATGTGCTGTTCGTCGAACAGATTCGGCGACTGGGTAACGGCAAGGCCGACTACCGGTGGGCGAAGAGTGTCGCAGTGGGAAAGGTTCGAGCGTGA
- a CDS encoding amidohydrolase family protein — protein MTQKVNRVIDCLANVHFGETENQPTFMKKVRDDYFKGPRSLYDPIDLGQMLEEMDTHGVQRAILMDSLAKPSVTARKFVEAHPDRFALAMGGVNLLRPIPSLRELEAITKDLPVMYTVVGPSFWGDGQYPPSDAVYYPLYTKCAELELPLCVNTGLPGPPIPGEVQNPIHLDRVCVRFPELKLCMIHGADPWWDIAIRMLIKYQNLRLMTSAWSPKRLPESLIHFMRTRGKNKVIFASDFPVLRMERVVPEALALDLPADVMDNYLYNNAHDFFFGEGN, from the coding sequence GTGACGCAGAAGGTGAACCGTGTTATTGATTGCCTGGCCAACGTGCACTTCGGTGAGACGGAGAACCAGCCCACCTTCATGAAGAAGGTGCGCGACGACTACTTCAAGGGTCCGAGATCGCTGTACGACCCCATCGACCTGGGCCAGATGCTCGAGGAGATGGACACCCACGGCGTGCAGCGGGCCATCCTGATGGACTCGCTGGCCAAACCGTCGGTGACGGCGCGCAAGTTCGTCGAGGCGCACCCAGACCGGTTCGCACTGGCGATGGGCGGGGTAAACCTGTTGCGGCCCATCCCGTCGCTGCGCGAACTCGAGGCCATCACCAAAGACCTGCCGGTGATGTACACCGTTGTGGGCCCCAGCTTCTGGGGGGACGGCCAGTACCCGCCCAGTGACGCGGTGTACTACCCGCTCTACACCAAGTGCGCCGAACTGGAGCTGCCGCTGTGCGTGAACACCGGCCTGCCCGGACCGCCGATCCCCGGGGAGGTGCAGAACCCGATCCACCTGGACCGGGTGTGCGTGCGGTTCCCCGAACTGAAGCTGTGCATGATCCACGGCGCGGACCCGTGGTGGGACATCGCGATCCGGATGCTGATCAAATACCAGAACCTGCGCCTGATGACCTCGGCCTGGTCGCCGAAGCGACTGCCGGAAAGCCTGATTCACTTCATGCGGACCCGCGGCAAGAACAAGGTCATCTTCGCATCCGACTTCCCTGTGCTGCGGATGGAACGCGTGGTACCGGAGGCGCTGGCACTGGATCTGCCCGCCGACGTGATGGACAACTACCTCTACAACAATGCCCACGATTTCTTCTTTGGGGAAGGCAACTGA
- a CDS encoding acyl-CoA dehydrogenase family protein, giving the protein MDRYELRRLDYSLTEDHKDLQAAYRQFFKTHCDIEAVRAAEPAGFDKSLWERLCGMGATTMGLPESVGGDGATLVDLTLVAEEIGRSLAPVPWIDHVVAARLLARLGALESAEIVAGTQLVVLDPQQVAPTGTRLIPAGSIADHILVRDGEDIVRLGFSTRPAKVDNIGKLPMAWVDPGAADTRVVLASGAGALAEYQRALDEWRLLTASALVGLVEETMTIAAEFSKTRYTLGVPISTLQGISHPLANIAITVQGGRGLARRAAWFLDNEPDERPELGPSAFVFMAEGAAKAATIAVHVQGGLGVSAEAAATAYLVRARGWALAGGDPGATAVRIAQIVSARESQEV; this is encoded by the coding sequence ATGGATCGTTACGAGCTGCGCAGACTGGATTACAGCCTGACCGAGGACCACAAGGATCTGCAGGCGGCCTACAGACAGTTCTTCAAGACCCACTGCGACATCGAGGCGGTGCGCGCGGCCGAACCGGCCGGCTTCGACAAGAGCCTGTGGGAACGGTTGTGCGGTATGGGCGCAACGACGATGGGCCTGCCCGAGTCGGTCGGCGGTGACGGCGCCACCCTGGTGGACCTGACGCTGGTCGCCGAGGAGATCGGCCGGTCGCTGGCACCGGTGCCGTGGATCGATCACGTGGTGGCCGCCCGGCTGCTGGCCCGGCTCGGTGCGCTGGAGTCCGCCGAGATCGTGGCGGGCACCCAGCTGGTGGTGCTGGACCCCCAGCAGGTCGCACCCACCGGTACCCGGCTGATCCCGGCCGGGTCGATCGCCGACCACATCCTCGTCCGCGATGGGGAGGACATCGTGCGACTCGGGTTCTCCACCCGGCCCGCCAAAGTCGACAACATCGGCAAGCTGCCGATGGCCTGGGTCGATCCCGGCGCCGCGGACACCCGGGTGGTGCTGGCGAGTGGCGCCGGCGCACTGGCCGAATACCAACGGGCCCTGGATGAATGGCGGCTGCTCACCGCGTCGGCGCTGGTCGGCCTGGTCGAGGAGACGATGACCATCGCCGCCGAGTTCTCCAAGACCCGCTACACCCTCGGGGTGCCGATATCCACGCTGCAGGGCATCTCGCATCCGCTGGCCAACATCGCCATCACCGTCCAGGGCGGGCGCGGGCTGGCTCGGCGGGCCGCGTGGTTCCTGGACAACGAACCCGACGAACGACCCGAACTCGGGCCGTCGGCGTTCGTGTTCATGGCCGAGGGGGCCGCCAAGGCCGCCACCATCGCGGTGCACGTGCAGGGTGGCCTCGGCGTCTCGGCGGAGGCCGCCGCCACCGCGTACCTGGTCCGCGCCCGCGGCTGGGCGCTGGCCGGCGGTGACCCGGGCGCCACCGCCGTCCGCATCGCCCAGATCGTCTCGGCTCGCGAGAGCCAGGAGGTATAA
- a CDS encoding acyl-CoA dehydrogenase family protein, with amino-acid sequence MDFSVVELSAQDKAFQTELRELLSRVVTEDVIRRDRETGDNFDEDVHLALGAAGYLEREFKPEGDGGFTRVQRRIWALERRRAEVPWVTWGTTIMIARSVAKFSAPEVRDEVLRGVFDGTVRMCLGYTEPEGGSDVATCKTRAVRDGDQWVINGSKMFTTGAHNCQYTFLITNTDPDAPKHKSLTMFLVPLDTPGVEIQGIRTVDGDRTNIVYYSDVRVDDKYRMGEINGGWTVVREPLDAEHGAVAAADDGLDDVAIMSHQAMFMAEAADNVAALAARTGSIEDGSVAYRLGRAHARLEVALSSPSIFGRVAIAQTMRDISPDLMDIAGSVAALPIGTDGGADDRSEYVYRFAPLVGIYGGTLEVFRNMIAQHVLGMGKPNYSPPGKKVS; translated from the coding sequence ATGGATTTCTCAGTCGTCGAACTGTCCGCGCAGGACAAGGCGTTCCAGACCGAGCTACGCGAACTGCTGTCCCGGGTGGTCACCGAGGACGTCATCCGCCGGGACCGGGAGACCGGCGACAACTTCGACGAGGACGTGCACCTGGCCCTCGGCGCGGCCGGTTACCTGGAGCGCGAGTTCAAGCCCGAGGGGGACGGCGGGTTCACCCGGGTGCAACGCCGTATCTGGGCGCTGGAGCGGCGCCGCGCGGAGGTGCCGTGGGTGACCTGGGGGACCACCATCATGATCGCCCGGTCGGTGGCCAAGTTCAGCGCCCCGGAGGTCCGCGACGAGGTGCTGCGCGGGGTGTTCGACGGCACTGTCCGGATGTGCCTGGGCTACACCGAGCCCGAGGGCGGCTCCGACGTCGCCACCTGCAAGACCCGTGCGGTACGCGACGGCGACCAGTGGGTGATCAACGGCTCCAAGATGTTCACCACCGGCGCGCACAACTGCCAGTACACCTTCCTGATCACCAACACCGACCCGGATGCTCCGAAACACAAGAGCCTCACCATGTTCCTGGTGCCGCTGGACACCCCGGGGGTGGAGATCCAGGGCATCCGCACCGTCGACGGGGACCGCACCAACATCGTCTACTACTCCGACGTCCGGGTCGACGACAAGTACCGGATGGGCGAGATCAACGGCGGCTGGACGGTGGTGCGCGAACCACTCGACGCCGAGCACGGCGCGGTCGCGGCGGCCGATGACGGCCTCGACGATGTCGCGATCATGTCGCATCAGGCGATGTTCATGGCCGAAGCCGCGGACAACGTCGCCGCCCTGGCCGCCCGGACGGGGTCCATCGAGGACGGATCCGTGGCCTACCGGCTGGGCCGCGCGCACGCGCGGTTGGAGGTGGCGCTGTCCAGCCCGAGCATCTTCGGCCGCGTCGCCATCGCACAGACCATGCGCGACATCTCCCCGGACCTGATGGACATCGCGGGATCGGTTGCGGCCCTGCCGATCGGCACCGACGGCGGCGCGGACGACCGCAGCGAGTACGTCTACCGGTTCGCGCCGCTGGTCGGCATCTACGGCGGAACCCTGGAGGTATTCCGCAATATGATCGCCCAGCACGTGCTGGGGATGGGCAAGCCCAACTACTCGCCGCCGGGCAAGAAGGTGTCGTAG